AATATTTAGACCAAATGCAAAAGAGTTTGAATTGGTAAAAGTTGGGAGGGTTTTTGCTGCGTTACTAGCAACTATTTCAGTAGTTATCGCACCGTTCATAATCTTTGCTCCATCGGGTCTCTTCTATTATTTACAAGAGATGAATGGCTTTTATAGTTTGCCAATCATTGCGATGGTCATGGTAGGATTTTTCAGCAAACGAGTTCCTGCAAACGCTCCGAAAGTTGCGATTGTTGTGCACGTTATCCTTTATGCCTTATCGAAACTAATTCTTGGTCACGTGAATTTCCTTTACGTATTAACTGTATTATTCCCTATTAACATATTTGTAATGTTAATTATCGGAAGATTAAAACCTAGGGAAACGCCATTTGAACTTTATAATTCAAACAAAGTAGATCTAAAGCCATGGAAACATGCAAAAGCTTTTTCAGGTTTAATTATCGCATTAATGATTGGGGTTTATGCATTCTTCTCTCCGATTGGCGTAGGAAAAGTAGAGCTTGAATATTCCCCAATTTCATTAATCTTTATGGTAGGCAGTATTCTATTATTAGGCGCCCTATTTTGGTTTTGGAGAAGTACGAATCGAAAATTGGATCCCCCGACATCACCATTGGATCCTAAAATATCACCATATGGACCAACTAAAAAATTAGTGAAAGAAGAGGGATAAGAAAATCATGAATAAAGTAACGGTAGGCATTATTGGAGCGGGACGAATTGGTCAACTCCATGCGAATAATATATTAGGATCAACTAAATTTCATTTAAAAGCGATAGCAGATGTAGCAATTGAACATTTAAAAGGGACAAATTTCGAACAGTACGTCCCAGTTATTACGAATCGCTGGGAAGACTTGACAGAAGACCCGGAAATCGATGCGATTTTTATTTGCACGCCGACAAGTACGCATGTGCGTCTTATAACGGAAATTGCAAAGTCGGGAAAGCATATTTTTTGTGAAAAACCAATTAGTTTCAATATAAAGGAAACGGAAAAAGCACTTGAAGTCGTTCGAGAAGCTAACGTGAAATTTCAAATTGGCTTTAATCGACGCTTTGATAAGCACTTCAGAAAAGTTTTTGACATCGTCCGTGCTGGGAAAGTCGGCACGCCTCATATAATAAAAATCACTTCTCGTGATCCAGAAGCACCCTCTGAAAACTATATTGAACATTCAGGTGGAATGTTTATGGACATGACGATTCATGATTTTGATATGATTCGTTATCTCTCGGGAAATGAAGTCGTTGAAGTTTCCGTAAAAGCAGCAAATTTAATAGATCCAAAGTTCGCGCGATATAACGATGTGGATACGGCAATTATTACACTAACTTTTGCAGATGGGTCCCTAGGTGTCATTGATAATAGCCGTCAAGCAGTTTATGGATACGATCAAAGAATAGAAGTATTCGGTAACGAGGGAGTAGTTTCCGCTGAAAACGAACGTTATACGAATGTCCAACTTTCAACGAAAGAATCGGTTTCGATTGATCATCCTAAACATTTTTTCCTTGATCGCTATAAAGATGCATTTATAGAAGAAATCAATGAATTCGCTACTGCAATTTTAGAAGATCAACCAATTAGTTGTACTGGAGAAGATGGTATTAAAGCTGAACTAATTGCGCTTGCTGCACAAATATCTCATAAAGAAGGGCGCTCCGTTTCCCTATCCGAAATGATTCCGAAACAGACTATAGTGTGAAAGTAATTGTTGCAAAATAAAATTAATAAATGTAAACTACAGTTATACAAGTTAAGCGCTTAACTCCTTTTAGCCTTGTAATTCAAACTACTATATATCAATTGTGAAAGGGGTGGTTGTTTTTGTTTGATGAAAATAAAGTAAAGCTTGGAATTGCCCCAATCGGTTGGACGAACGATGATTTGCCCGAACTTGGTGGAAAAAACACTTTTGAACAATGCATTAGTGAGATGGCACTTGCAGGATTTACCGGATCCGAAGTGGGCAATAAATACCCTCGTACTATTTCGACATTGAAAAAGGCGTTGGAATTACGTGGAATGGAAATTGCTAGTGCTTGGTTTAGTGCATTTATTACGACTAAGCCATTTGAAGAAACAGAAAACGCATTTTTAGAACATCGTAACTTCCTGCACGAAATGGGTGCTAAAGTAATCGTCGTTTCCGAACAAGGTCATAGCATTCAGGGACAGGAAAATACACCATTATTTATTGAAAAGCCTATTTTTACAGAAGAAGATTGGAATGTTCTTGCCAAAGGATTAAATCGGCTTGGTGAATTGGCACAGGAAAAAGATATGAAAATTGTTTTTCATCATCACATGGGCACGGGTGTGCAAACGACCGAAGAAATTAATCATTTAATGGATATTACTGATCCGAAACTTGTTTATTTACTTTTTGATACTGGACATCTTTACCTTTCTGGAGAAAATCCAATAGAGGTCCTTGAAAA
This genomic window from Sporosarcina sp. Marseille-Q4063 contains:
- the iolE gene encoding myo-inosose-2 dehydratase, whose translation is MFDENKVKLGIAPIGWTNDDLPELGGKNTFEQCISEMALAGFTGSEVGNKYPRTISTLKKALELRGMEIASAWFSAFITTKPFEETENAFLEHRNFLHEMGAKVIVVSEQGHSIQGQENTPLFIEKPIFTEEDWNVLAKGLNRLGELAQEKDMKIVFHHHMGTGVQTTEEINHLMDITDPKLVYLLFDTGHLYLSGENPIEVLEKHFSRIKHVHLKDVRLPIFDKVKNEQLSFLQGVKKGVFTVPGDGIINFKPIFQVLAELGYEGWMIVEAEQDPAVANPFEYALMARNYLKKTAGV
- the iolG gene encoding inositol 2-dehydrogenase, with the protein product MNKVTVGIIGAGRIGQLHANNILGSTKFHLKAIADVAIEHLKGTNFEQYVPVITNRWEDLTEDPEIDAIFICTPTSTHVRLITEIAKSGKHIFCEKPISFNIKETEKALEVVREANVKFQIGFNRRFDKHFRKVFDIVRAGKVGTPHIIKITSRDPEAPSENYIEHSGGMFMDMTIHDFDMIRYLSGNEVVEVSVKAANLIDPKFARYNDVDTAIITLTFADGSLGVIDNSRQAVYGYDQRIEVFGNEGVVSAENERYTNVQLSTKESVSIDHPKHFFLDRYKDAFIEEINEFATAILEDQPISCTGEDGIKAELIALAAQISHKEGRSVSLSEMIPKQTIV